In Yersinia enterocolitica subsp. enterocolitica, one DNA window encodes the following:
- the putA gene encoding trifunctional transcriptional regulator/proline dehydrogenase/L-glutamate gamma-semialdehyde dehydrogenase, which produces MGSTTMGVKLDEATRDRIKAAAQRIDRTPHWLIKQAIFNYLERLENNNELPELPTAQISSSSETDDIMPQVIESVHQPFLDFAEQVLPQSVSRATITAAYRRPETEAIPMLLEQARLPEDLAQATHKLAYSIAEKLRNQKSANGRAGIVQGLLQEFSLSSQEGVALMCLAEALLRIPDKPTRDALIRDKISNGNWHSHLGRSPSMFVNAATWGLLFTGHLVSTHNEAKLSSSLNRIIGKGGEPLIRKGVDMAMRLMGEQFVTGETIAEALANARKLEDKGFRYSYDMLGEAALTEADAQAYLLSYQQAIHAIGKASNGRGIYEGPGISIKLSALHPRYSRAQYERVMDELYPRLLSLTLQARQYDIGINIDAEEADRLEISLDLLEKLCFEPKLAGWNGIGFVIQAYQKRCPFTIDAVIDMAQRSRRRLMIRLVKGAYWDSEIKRAQVDGLEGYPVYTRKVYTDVSYLACARKLLAVPNLIYPQFATHNAHTLSAIYHLAGQNYYPGQYEFQCLHGMGEPLYEQVVGKVADGKLNRPCRIYAPVGTHETLLAYLVRRLLENGANTSFVNRIADATLPLDELVADPVSAVEAIAASEGQLSLPHPRIPLPRELYGKERANSSGLDLSNEHRLASLSSALLTSASQVWRAEPLIDAELDSGTELGNSMEHPVINPAEPTDIIGYVREATDAEVSRALDAAASAGAIWFATPPVERAAILVRAAELMENQMQTLMGILVREAGKTFNNAIAEVREAVDFLHYYAGMVRDNFSNDSHRPLGPVVCISPWNFPLAIFTGQIAAALAAGNSVLAKPAEQTPLVAAQAVRILLEAGIPQGVLQLLPGRGDSVGAALVNDARVRGVMFTGSTEVAAILQRSIAGRLDPQGRPTPLIAETGGLNAMIVDSSALTEQVVTDVVASAFDSAGQRCSALRILCIQDDVAEHTLQMLRGAMAECRMGNPERLSTDIGPVIDADAKAGIERHIQAMRAKGRKVYQAAQANNMDEKEWQRGTFIKPTLIELDSFDELQKEIFGPVLHVVRFQRQNLAALVDQINASGYGLTLGIHTRIDETIAQVTEKAKVGNLYVNRNMVGAVVGVQPFGGEGLSGTGPKAGGPLYLYRLLCSRPEDAVINTLTHHDSGQLQNVSGREALQTAHHVLIKWAEEQQQPVVAQLARRYGELAQGGTVRVLPGPTGERNTYALLPRQRILCLADTEADALTQLAAVLAIGSEVLWPENTIQTDLCRTLPAVVKSRITLTKDWQTANIAFDGVIYHGDADQLRILCEQIAQIDGPIISVQGFARGETNILLERLLIEHSLSVNTAAAGGNASLMTIG; this is translated from the coding sequence ACTTCCAACAGCACAGATATCCTCCTCGTCTGAAACGGACGACATTATGCCGCAAGTCATTGAAAGTGTGCACCAACCTTTCTTAGATTTCGCCGAACAAGTGTTGCCACAATCGGTTAGCCGCGCAACCATTACAGCGGCCTATCGCCGCCCGGAAACCGAAGCTATTCCGATGTTATTGGAACAAGCACGCTTACCCGAAGATTTGGCTCAGGCGACACATAAGCTCGCCTATTCCATTGCCGAAAAATTGCGTAATCAAAAAAGTGCCAATGGCCGGGCCGGTATCGTGCAAGGCTTGTTGCAAGAGTTTTCTCTCTCTTCTCAAGAGGGTGTGGCATTGATGTGCCTGGCAGAAGCGCTGCTGCGTATCCCTGATAAACCAACCCGCGACGCGCTGATCCGCGATAAAATTAGCAATGGAAACTGGCACTCCCATCTGGGGCGCAGCCCATCCATGTTCGTCAACGCGGCTACCTGGGGTTTATTGTTTACCGGCCATCTGGTTTCTACCCACAATGAAGCCAAGCTTTCCAGCTCATTGAACCGCATTATCGGCAAAGGGGGCGAGCCGCTGATCCGCAAGGGTGTGGATATGGCGATGCGCTTGATGGGCGAGCAATTTGTCACCGGCGAAACCATTGCAGAAGCCTTAGCCAATGCGCGCAAGTTAGAAGATAAAGGGTTCCGTTACTCCTACGATATGTTGGGTGAGGCTGCATTGACGGAAGCAGATGCTCAGGCCTATTTGCTCTCTTACCAGCAGGCTATTCATGCTATCGGCAAAGCGTCAAATGGCCGCGGTATTTATGAAGGGCCGGGGATTTCCATCAAACTCTCGGCTCTGCATCCACGCTATAGCCGCGCCCAATATGAGCGCGTAATGGATGAGCTTTATCCGCGGTTGTTATCGCTGACTTTACAAGCGCGTCAGTATGATATTGGAATTAACATTGATGCAGAAGAAGCCGATCGTCTGGAAATTTCACTCGATCTGCTGGAAAAACTCTGTTTTGAGCCAAAATTAGCCGGTTGGAATGGTATCGGCTTTGTTATACAGGCATACCAGAAACGCTGCCCATTCACCATTGATGCGGTGATTGATATGGCGCAGCGCAGCCGCCGTCGCTTGATGATCCGTTTGGTTAAAGGAGCCTATTGGGACAGTGAGATTAAACGCGCTCAAGTTGATGGTTTAGAAGGTTATCCGGTTTATACCCGCAAGGTTTATACCGATGTTTCTTATCTGGCCTGCGCGCGCAAGTTACTGGCGGTTCCTAACCTGATTTACCCACAATTTGCGACACATAACGCCCACACCCTATCGGCGATTTATCATCTTGCTGGGCAGAACTACTATCCCGGTCAGTATGAGTTCCAATGCTTGCATGGCATGGGAGAGCCGCTGTATGAGCAGGTGGTTGGCAAAGTGGCGGATGGTAAACTTAACCGCCCATGCCGTATCTATGCACCTGTCGGCACCCATGAAACCCTACTGGCTTATCTGGTTCGCCGCCTGTTGGAAAACGGTGCGAATACTTCATTTGTCAACCGAATTGCCGATGCCACTTTACCGCTCGATGAATTAGTCGCGGATCCAGTCAGTGCAGTAGAGGCTATCGCTGCCAGCGAAGGCCAACTCAGTTTACCGCATCCCCGCATTCCATTACCGCGTGAGTTATATGGCAAGGAACGCGCCAATTCCAGCGGTTTGGATTTGTCAAACGAGCACCGTTTGGCTTCACTTTCCAGTGCATTACTGACCAGTGCCAGCCAAGTCTGGCGAGCTGAACCACTGATTGATGCTGAGCTTGATAGTGGTACAGAGCTGGGTAATAGCATGGAACACCCTGTTATCAACCCGGCAGAACCGACTGATATTATTGGTTATGTTCGTGAAGCAACAGATGCCGAAGTCAGCCGCGCATTGGATGCCGCCGCCAGCGCTGGTGCGATTTGGTTTGCAACCCCGCCCGTTGAGCGAGCCGCAATTTTAGTGCGTGCCGCTGAATTGATGGAAAACCAGATGCAAACATTGATGGGGATACTGGTACGTGAAGCCGGTAAAACCTTCAACAATGCCATTGCAGAAGTGCGTGAAGCCGTTGATTTCCTACATTATTATGCAGGAATGGTGCGAGATAACTTCTCCAATGACAGCCATCGTCCACTCGGGCCGGTGGTTTGTATCAGTCCGTGGAACTTCCCGTTGGCCATATTCACTGGCCAGATTGCCGCGGCATTAGCCGCTGGTAATAGTGTGTTAGCAAAACCGGCTGAGCAAACTCCGCTGGTTGCGGCACAGGCCGTGCGGATCCTACTGGAAGCTGGCATCCCGCAAGGTGTGCTGCAACTGCTGCCCGGTCGAGGTGATAGCGTCGGCGCTGCCTTGGTGAATGATGCCCGTGTGCGCGGCGTGATGTTTACCGGTTCAACCGAAGTTGCGGCTATTTTACAGCGCAGCATCGCCGGTAGACTTGACCCACAAGGCCGCCCAACCCCGCTGATTGCAGAAACCGGCGGCTTGAATGCCATGATAGTTGATTCATCTGCACTCACTGAACAGGTGGTGACTGATGTCGTGGCGTCGGCCTTTGATAGCGCCGGTCAGCGCTGCTCGGCTTTACGCATTCTCTGCATTCAGGATGATGTGGCTGAACACACGTTACAGATGCTGCGTGGTGCCATGGCTGAATGCCGCATGGGTAACCCCGAGCGCCTGTCTACAGATATCGGGCCAGTAATCGATGCGGATGCCAAAGCCGGTATTGAGCGGCATATTCAAGCCATGCGCGCCAAAGGGCGCAAAGTGTATCAAGCCGCCCAAGCCAATAATATGGATGAAAAAGAGTGGCAGCGCGGTACCTTTATCAAACCGACATTAATAGAGCTGGATAGCTTCGATGAACTGCAAAAAGAGATCTTCGGCCCGGTGCTGCATGTGGTGCGCTTCCAGCGGCAAAATCTCGCTGCGCTGGTTGATCAAATAAATGCCTCTGGTTATGGCTTAACTTTGGGTATTCATACCCGTATTGATGAAACCATTGCTCAGGTCACTGAAAAAGCAAAAGTGGGTAATCTCTACGTTAACCGCAACATGGTCGGCGCGGTGGTTGGCGTGCAACCTTTTGGCGGCGAAGGTCTATCAGGTACCGGTCCTAAAGCCGGTGGCCCACTGTATTTGTATCGCCTTCTGTGTAGCCGCCCGGAAGATGCTGTGATAAACACCCTCACCCATCATGATAGCGGGCAGTTACAGAATGTCTCAGGCCGTGAGGCACTGCAAACAGCCCACCATGTCCTGATCAAATGGGCGGAGGAACAGCAACAACCCGTCGTGGCTCAGTTGGCGCGGCGTTATGGTGAACTGGCACAAGGTGGAACTGTTCGAGTGTTACCGGGGCCAACCGGCGAACGTAACACCTACGCGCTATTACCGCGTCAGCGTATCCTGTGTCTGGCAGATACCGAGGCGGATGCCCTGACACAACTGGCGGCGGTACTGGCCATTGGCAGCGAGGTTCTCTGGCCAGAAAACACGATACAAACTGATTTATGCCGTACATTACCGGCAGTTGTAAAATCACGTATTACGCTCACGAAAGATTGGCAAACGGCTAATATCGCCTTTGATGGTGTTATCTATCACGGTGATGCCGATCAACTCCGTATTTTGTGTGAACAGATAGCGCAAATTGATGGGCCAATTATCTCGGTACAAGGCTTTGCCCGCGGCGAGACGAATATTCTGCTGGAGCGCTTACTCATTGAGCACTCACTGAGTGTCAATACTGCGGCAGCTGGCGGCAATGCCAGTCTGATGACTATTGGCTAG
- a CDS encoding TM2 domain-containing protein → MSNMVFCRGCGKEIHESAKACPSCGATQKVTGERNRVVAALLAFFLGGFGAHKFYLGKIGQGFLYLIFCWTFIASIIAFIEFIIYLCNSDEEFARKYG, encoded by the coding sequence ATGTCAAACATGGTTTTTTGCCGCGGGTGTGGTAAGGAAATACATGAATCAGCAAAAGCTTGCCCAAGTTGCGGCGCAACTCAAAAAGTCACGGGTGAGAGAAATCGTGTGGTTGCGGCTCTTCTGGCTTTTTTTCTTGGCGGATTTGGCGCGCACAAATTTTATCTAGGTAAGATTGGGCAGGGGTTTTTATATCTCATTTTTTGCTGGACATTCATTGCATCAATTATCGCCTTCATTGAATTTATTATTTATCTTTGCAATTCAGATGAAGAATTTGCCCGAAAATACGGTTAA
- a CDS encoding phage tail protein: protein MVDRVTVQSAAIVDYQIDAVIYIYPGPEAEPVRAASQARLVNEQRRAALNALTIDPNNPRQVIAEQIIPETEGGWWIREISLLNKAGELIAIANCPESYKPQMQEGSGRTQLIRMILMVSSTAAVILKTDPAVVLATRYYADQLISTTVTSISNHIRTLNPHPQYLLASHNLFDLGNIKAARANLQLGSAATRNVGNAQDELMQVGAFGWGGPCIIASAGINALTKTGMYCVNQYAPDKPEGFGDATIQHIQNDALTAHQFIFSTNNTHTAAKIAYRRRHQWGIREHGQRT, encoded by the coding sequence GTGGTTGACCGCGTCACCGTGCAATCCGCTGCGATTGTGGATTACCAGATTGACGCGGTGATCTATATCTATCCGGGGCCGGAAGCCGAACCGGTACGTGCCGCCTCGCAGGCCAGACTGGTGAATGAACAACGCCGAGCCGCCCTTAATGCCCTGACTATTGACCCGAACAATCCCCGTCAGGTTATTGCGGAGCAGATTATCCCTGAGACTGAGGGCGGGTGGTGGATTCGGGAGATTAGCTTGCTGAATAAAGCCGGAGAGTTAATTGCCATCGCCAATTGCCCGGAAAGCTATAAGCCACAAATGCAAGAAGGCAGTGGCCGTACACAGCTTATTCGCATGATATTAATGGTCAGCAGCACAGCAGCCGTTATCCTGAAAACCGACCCAGCGGTGGTGCTGGCAACACGCTACTATGCCGACCAACTCATCAGCACCACCGTCACCTCAATCAGCAACCATATCCGCACCCTCAATCCGCACCCGCAATATCTCCTCGCCAGCCACAATTTATTTGACCTTGGCAATATCAAGGCGGCGCGGGCTAACTTGCAATTAGGTTCTGCGGCCACCAGAAATGTCGGTAATGCTCAAGATGAACTCATGCAGGTCGGCGCATTTGGCTGGGGCGGCCCCTGCATTATTGCCTCAGCGGGGATCAATGCGCTGACAAAAACCGGCATGTACTGTGTCAATCAATACGCTCCCGATAAACCCGAGGGCTTTGGTGATGCGACCATTCAGCATATTCAAAATGACGCGTTAACCGCCCACCAGTTCATTTTCTCCACCAATAATACCCACACTGCGGCCAAAATAGCTTATCGCCGGCGGCATCAATGGGGTATCAGAGAGCATGGGCAGCGCACCTGA
- a CDS encoding tail fiber assembly protein: MKYNFAVQPAILDDHQLASQAGWITLYHYDAESLEYASAGMEYLPLGVGLPAHSVADAPIFQPKTGMALVRDLTANQWVTVADYRHQTVYDIETKYESIIFALGPIPKNKTLIQPMHEFDIWTGTAWEVDQQALKARHITAAVQQKTALINQVSEHINILLDAIAMDNQQTDIQQLAALKHYRVALMRIDPNTAPEIDWPELPQ; the protein is encoded by the coding sequence ATGAAATATAACTTTGCGGTTCAACCGGCCATCTTGGATGACCATCAACTCGCCAGTCAGGCGGGATGGATAACGCTTTATCACTATGATGCGGAGAGTCTTGAATATGCTAGCGCGGGCATGGAGTACTTGCCGCTCGGCGTCGGCTTACCGGCTCACTCGGTGGCTGATGCGCCCATCTTTCAACCTAAAACCGGCATGGCATTGGTGAGGGATTTAACTGCTAACCAGTGGGTGACAGTGGCAGACTATCGCCATCAAACGGTGTATGACATTGAAACCAAATATGAATCCATCATTTTTGCACTGGGGCCAATCCCCAAAAATAAAACACTGATTCAGCCAATGCATGAGTTTGATATATGGACAGGAACCGCCTGGGAAGTCGATCAGCAGGCATTAAAAGCCCGCCATATTACCGCCGCCGTCCAACAAAAAACCGCACTGATAAATCAGGTATCAGAGCACATCAACATCCTACTCGACGCCATCGCAATGGATAATCAACAGACTGATATTCAGCAATTGGCGGCACTCAAACATTACCGCGTCGCGCTAATGCGCATTGACCCCAACACCGCACCAGAGATTGACTGGCCGGAGTTGCCGCAATAA
- the vapB gene encoding type II toxin-antitoxin system VapB family antitoxin, translating to MSQGTIFTNNRTQNVRLPVDMRFPENVKSVTVRAVGNERILSPVENSWDSFFFSSPRVSDDFLTERAEQHQSERELF from the coding sequence ATGTCACAGGGCACCATTTTTACGAACAACCGTACTCAAAACGTGCGTTTACCGGTGGATATGCGCTTTCCAGAGAATGTTAAATCAGTGACTGTGAGAGCTGTAGGGAATGAGCGTATCTTGTCACCCGTTGAAAACTCTTGGGATAGCTTTTTCTTCAGTAGTCCGCGTGTTTCAGACGATTTTCTGACCGAACGCGCAGAACAGCATCAATCAGAGCGTGAGTTATTTTAA
- the vapC gene encoding type II toxin-antitoxin system tRNA(fMet)-specific endonuclease VapC, protein MHKYMLDTNIVIYVIKRRPIEVLGRFNANAGRMVISSITLAELLHGVEKSAAPERNLSVVEDFVSRLTVLDYDDKAAIHYGSIRASLEQKGTPIGVNDLHIAGHARSTGLILVTNNRKEFDRVPGLIVDNWLGE, encoded by the coding sequence ATGCATAAGTACATGCTCGATACGAATATCGTTATATATGTCATTAAACGCCGGCCTATAGAAGTGTTAGGTCGGTTTAACGCTAATGCGGGCAGAATGGTTATTTCTTCCATCACACTGGCTGAGTTATTGCATGGCGTAGAGAAAAGCGCGGCACCTGAACGCAATTTAAGTGTTGTAGAGGATTTTGTTTCACGTCTTACTGTATTGGATTATGACGATAAAGCCGCAATTCACTATGGTTCTATACGTGCGAGTCTGGAGCAAAAAGGCACACCCATCGGTGTTAATGATTTGCATATCGCAGGTCATGCCAGAAGCACCGGATTGATATTAGTGACCAATAATCGCAAAGAATTTGATCGTGTGCCTGGACTGATTGTCGACAACTGGCTAGGAGAATAA
- a CDS encoding Rpn family recombination-promoting nuclease/putative transposase, with product MKTTPTPHDALFKNFMTQPATACDLLEFHLPPELRQLCDLSTLRLESGSFIENNLRACYSDVLYSLKTTAGDGYVYALIEHQSSPDKHMAFRMMRYAIAAMQSHLEAGNDQLPLVIPMLFYHGMVTPYPYPMSWLHAFNQPALAGRLYSRDFPLIDVTVIPDNEIMTHRRIALLELLQKHIRQRDLAELLDQLVMLIASGYTTEDQLKAAINYIIQVGETAEPEALIRSMAQRLPQHEESLMTIAQKLEQKGEARGEKNATLKIARTMLANGLDRATVMKMTGLREEELAQICH from the coding sequence ATGAAAACGACCCCTACACCCCATGATGCACTTTTTAAGAATTTTATGACCCAGCCCGCGACGGCCTGTGACCTGCTGGAGTTCCATTTACCGCCTGAATTGCGGCAACTTTGTGACCTGAGCACCTTACGGCTGGAATCGGGCAGTTTTATTGAAAACAACCTGCGCGCTTGCTACTCGGACGTGCTCTACTCGCTCAAAACGACTGCGGGGGACGGTTATGTTTACGCCCTCATTGAACATCAGAGTTCCCCTGATAAACATATGGCTTTTCGCATGATGCGCTACGCTATTGCCGCCATGCAGAGCCACCTGGAAGCGGGGAACGACCAGTTGCCGCTGGTCATTCCCATGTTGTTCTATCATGGCATGGTCACGCCGTATCCATATCCCATGAGCTGGCTGCATGCCTTTAACCAACCCGCACTCGCCGGGAGGTTGTACAGTCGTGACTTCCCGCTGATCGATGTGACGGTAATCCCCGATAACGAAATCATGACCCATCGACGCATTGCTCTGCTGGAACTGTTGCAAAAACATATTCGCCAGCGTGATTTGGCTGAATTATTGGATCAACTGGTCATGCTGATAGCGAGCGGTTACACTACAGAAGATCAGCTAAAAGCGGCGATAAATTACATCATACAGGTTGGCGAAACGGCCGAGCCAGAAGCGTTGATCCGCAGCATGGCCCAGCGCTTACCGCAGCATGAGGAGTCACTGATGACAATTGCACAAAAACTGGAACAAAAAGGTGAAGCCAGAGGCGAGAAGAATGCCACTCTGAAAATTGCCCGAACTATGTTAGCCAATGGTCTTGACCGTGCCACAGTAATGAAAATGACCGGTCTGAGAGAAGAAGAACTGGCACAAATTTGCCATTAA
- the ihfA gene encoding integration host factor subunit alpha, which translates to MALTKAEMSEHLFEKLGLSKRDAKDLVELFFEEVRRALENGEQVKLSGFGNFDLRDKNQRPGRNPKTGEDIPITARRVVTFRPGQKLKSRVESATPKE; encoded by the coding sequence ATGGCGCTTACTAAAGCTGAAATGTCAGAACATCTATTTGAAAAGCTTGGGCTTAGCAAAAGAGATGCAAAAGATCTAGTTGAGTTATTCTTTGAAGAGGTTCGTCGTGCTCTTGAGAATGGCGAACAGGTCAAACTGTCTGGCTTTGGCAATTTTGATCTGCGAGACAAGAACCAACGTCCGGGCCGTAATCCGAAGACGGGTGAGGACATTCCTATTACGGCGCGCCGTGTGGTGACTTTCCGTCCAGGACAAAAGCTAAAAAGCCGGGTAGAGAGTGCCACTCCAAAAGAGTGA
- the pheT gene encoding phenylalanine--tRNA ligase subunit beta produces the protein MKFSELWLREWVNPAISSDALAHQITMAGLEVDGVEAVAGEFNGVVVGEVVECGQHPNADKLRVTKVNVGGDRLLDIVCGAPNCRQGLKVAVATVGAVLPGDFKIKAAKLRGEPSEGMLCSFSELGISEDHDGIIELPVDAPIGANLRDYLNLDDKTIEISVTPNRADCLGIIGVARDVAVLNKLPLTEPEMTPVASSLKDSFPIRVDATQACPRYLGRVVKGINVKTATPLWMREKLRRCGVRSIDPVVDITNFVLLELGQPMHAFDLDRIDGGIIVRQATEGEDLTLLDGTKVKLSADTLVIADQQKPLAMAGIFGGEHSGVNEETRNVLLESAFFNPLSITGRARRYGLHTDASHRYERGVDPELQYKAIERATRLLLDICGGEAGPVIDVTSAENLPKRATITLHRAKLDRLIGYPVPAEQVSDILRRLGCQVTEQGSDWQAIAPSWRFDMEIEEDLVEEVARIYGYDNIPNVPIKANLVMTKHREANLSLKRVKTALVDRGYQEAITYSFVDPKVQALLHPQQDALILPSPISIEMSAMRLSLLTGLLSAVVYNQNRQQSRLRLFESGLRFVPDNKADLGVRQDVMLAAVITGHRYDEHWDLARQPIDFYDLKGDLEAILELTGKLSDVQFRAEAHPALHPGQSAAIYLSGEHIGFIGVVHPELERKLDLNGRTVVFEVQWNKLADRAVPQASEISRFPANRRDIAVVVAENVPAEDILAECKKVGANQVVGVNLFDVYRGKGVAEGYKSLAISLVLQDTARTLEEEEIAATVARCVEALKQRFQASLRD, from the coding sequence ATGAAATTCAGTGAACTTTGGTTACGTGAATGGGTAAACCCAGCCATTAGCAGTGATGCTTTAGCCCATCAAATTACCATGGCCGGTTTGGAAGTTGATGGCGTAGAAGCGGTAGCCGGTGAGTTTAATGGTGTGGTCGTAGGTGAAGTGGTGGAGTGCGGCCAGCATCCAAATGCCGATAAATTACGTGTGACAAAAGTCAACGTTGGCGGTGATCGCCTGCTAGATATCGTTTGTGGTGCGCCGAACTGCCGTCAGGGCTTGAAAGTTGCGGTTGCTACTGTGGGCGCTGTGTTACCGGGTGATTTTAAGATTAAAGCGGCTAAATTACGCGGCGAGCCATCTGAGGGCATGTTGTGCTCTTTCTCAGAGCTGGGTATTTCCGAAGACCACGACGGTATTATTGAACTGCCTGTTGATGCGCCGATTGGTGCTAACCTGCGTGATTATCTGAATTTAGACGACAAAACTATCGAAATCAGTGTCACACCAAACCGTGCTGATTGCCTGGGTATTATCGGTGTAGCACGTGATGTGGCAGTGTTAAATAAACTGCCACTCACTGAGCCAGAAATGACCCCGGTAGCATCGTCTCTCAAGGACAGTTTTCCGATCCGCGTTGATGCCACACAAGCTTGTCCGCGTTATCTGGGCCGCGTGGTGAAGGGTATTAATGTCAAGACTGCCACTCCATTGTGGATGCGTGAGAAATTGCGCCGTTGCGGAGTTCGTTCCATCGATCCTGTTGTCGATATTACTAACTTCGTCTTATTGGAGTTGGGTCAACCGATGCATGCGTTTGACTTAGACCGAATAGACGGCGGGATTATTGTCCGCCAGGCGACTGAAGGCGAAGATCTAACCCTGTTGGATGGCACGAAAGTTAAATTGAGTGCAGATACTCTGGTTATTGCTGATCAGCAGAAGCCGTTGGCGATGGCGGGTATTTTTGGCGGCGAGCATTCAGGAGTTAATGAAGAAACGCGCAACGTGCTGTTGGAATCTGCTTTCTTCAACCCACTGTCAATTACTGGCCGCGCACGTCGTTATGGTTTGCACACCGATGCCTCCCATCGCTATGAGCGAGGGGTTGATCCTGAACTGCAATATAAAGCGATTGAACGTGCGACGCGCCTGTTGCTTGATATCTGCGGCGGTGAAGCTGGCCCGGTTATTGATGTTACTTCTGCGGAGAATCTACCCAAACGCGCCACAATCACATTGCATCGCGCGAAACTGGATCGCTTGATTGGCTATCCTGTGCCAGCTGAGCAGGTTAGCGACATTTTACGCCGTCTCGGCTGCCAGGTCACAGAACAGGGTTCTGATTGGCAAGCTATTGCACCAAGCTGGCGTTTCGATATGGAAATCGAAGAAGATTTAGTAGAAGAAGTTGCACGTATTTACGGCTATGACAATATTCCAAATGTGCCTATTAAGGCCAATTTGGTGATGACTAAACACCGCGAAGCAAACTTGTCACTCAAGCGCGTTAAAACTGCTTTAGTCGATCGCGGTTATCAAGAAGCAATTACTTACAGTTTTGTTGACCCTAAAGTGCAGGCATTGCTGCATCCACAACAAGACGCACTCATCCTGCCAAGCCCAATCTCTATTGAGATGTCTGCCATGCGGTTGTCATTACTGACAGGTTTACTGTCGGCAGTGGTTTATAACCAGAATCGCCAACAATCTCGCTTGCGTTTATTTGAAAGTGGCTTACGCTTTGTTCCTGATAATAAAGCAGATTTAGGCGTTAGACAGGATGTCATGCTGGCTGCTGTCATTACTGGCCACCGTTATGATGAACATTGGGATCTGGCGCGTCAGCCAATCGACTTCTATGATTTGAAGGGCGATTTAGAAGCAATTCTGGAACTTACTGGCAAACTATCTGATGTTCAGTTCCGCGCAGAAGCTCATCCTGCACTGCATCCTGGGCAGAGTGCTGCAATTTATTTATCAGGCGAACACATTGGTTTCATTGGTGTAGTTCATCCGGAACTGGAACGTAAGCTGGATCTAAATGGTCGCACTGTGGTGTTTGAAGTGCAGTGGAACAAGCTTGCAGACCGCGCCGTGCCTCAAGCGAGCGAAATTTCGCGCTTCCCGGCAAACCGCCGTGATATTGCTGTTGTGGTAGCTGAAAACGTTCCCGCAGAAGATATTTTGGCAGAGTGTAAGAAAGTTGGCGCAAATCAGGTAGTTGGCGTAAACTTGTTTGATGTGTACCGTGGCAAGGGCGTAGCAGAAGGTTATAAGAGTCTGGCTATTAGTCTGGTGTTGCAGGATACCGCCCGTACACTGGAAGAAGAGGAGATCGCCGCGACCGTCGCAAGATGTGTAGAGGCGTTAAAACAGCGATTCCAAGCATCCTTGAGGGATTGA